One window of the Bos indicus x Bos taurus breed Angus x Brahman F1 hybrid chromosome 8, Bos_hybrid_MaternalHap_v2.0, whole genome shotgun sequence genome contains the following:
- the SLC31A1 gene encoding high affinity copper uptake protein 1 codes for MGHSHIMGMNMDMSGGDNSTMPPHHHPTTSSDHSHDHMMMMMPMTFYFGFKNVELLFSGLVINTAGEMAGAFVAVFLLAMFYEGLKIAREGLLRKSQVSIRYNSMPVPGPNGTILMETHKTVGQQMLSFPHLLQTVLHIIQVVISYFLMLIFMTYNGYLCIAVAAGAGTGYFLFSWKKAVVVDITEHCH; via the exons ATGGGCCATTCCCACATCATGGGGATGAACATGGATATGAGTGGTGGAGACAACAGTACCATGCCACCTCACCATCACCCAACCACTTCATCTGACCACTCCCATGATcacatgatgatgatgatg CCTATGACCTTCTACTTTGGCTTTAAGAACGTGGAACTATTGTTTTCTGGTTTGGTGATCAATACGGCTGGAG AAATGGCTGGAGCTTTCGTGGCAGTATTTTTACTAGCCATGTTCTATGAAGGACTCAAGATAGCCCGAGAGGGCCTCCTGCGCAAGTCCCAAGTCAGCATCCGGTACAATTCCATGCCCGTCCCAGGACCAAATGGAACCATCCTTATGGAGACACACAAAACTGTCGG GCAGCAAATGCTGAGCTTCCCGCACCTCCTGCAAACAGTGCTGCACATCATCCAAGTGGTCATCAGCTACTTCCTCATGCTCATCTTCATGACCTACAATGGGTACCTCTGCATTGCTGTAGCGGCCGGGGCGGGCACAGGGTACTTCCTCTTCAGCTGGAAGAAGGCGGTGGTAGTGGACATCACAGAGCATTGCCATTAA